The genomic interval ACAGTGAATCTATTTTTGATGCCGCCAATGAATTACTGAGTAATTCATTGAGTTATAACGCCATGTGTACAGCGTCTAATCCGTTTGGCGACGGGAAGGCATCTAAGCGAATAGCCGACCACCTCGCCAAACCAAATTCGATTAACTGATCCTGTATGACAGTACAACATCAGCTCTGGCAGGGCTATCAAATTATTGCGCGTGGCGCCAATCGCATATGCGTGCAAGACCCCGCAAGCACCGACCAATGTATCAAGTTTGATCTTCCCAGTGAGCAAGCAAAACCTGGCTTAGCAAATTGGTTGCGCCGACGTAAAGCCATGCTTTTTCCTAACAATAGCTTTGCCGATCAGGAGTTTAGAAAATATAAAGCACTTGAACAACGAATTGGAAATGCAGCTCGAAATCACATTGCCCAATGTATAGCGCTGGTCAATACATCTTTTGGACGCGGCTTAGTTTGCGAACGCGTTTACAACCAAAACGGCACGGCTGCACAACCCATTTACTACTATTTTGAACATGAATCCACCCTAAGTTCAGACGCACTCATCGATGCCATTTATAAATTCGGTGACTTTTTGTTGAGACATGACATTCCACTTTTTGATTTAAACCCAGGTAATTTATTAGTACAGCTTAATAACAGTGATAACAAGTGCACTATTTACTGCATAGATTTAAAAAGCTTGGGTCAGTGTAAGGAAATTATACCGCTTTCGCTTTGGTTTAAACCCTTAAGAAAAAAGAAAATTCAAAGACGAATTAGCCGTTTAGCAAATGCCGTTCGCGCTAGAAAATTTAGGAAAAGCCCCTAATGAAGCCCATAAAAATATTACATTGCGCGAATTTCAGTGAACTTAAAAATGCCGAAACGTTCTATTCGATTGATAGAAAGTTATCCAACGGCCTAACGAGAAATGGGCACTTTGTATATAACTTTAGCTATCGAGATATCGCCAAGTCAGAGCGCAAATTTTTTATAAAAAGCATTGGCAAAGGTGCCATGCAAAAAAGGCTAATAACGACCTTAGATAATTTACAGCCGGACTTATTGTTATTAGGCCACACTGAGCTAATCTCGGAAAACTTACTTGCCACTATAAAACTCAAGCATCCAAACCTTAAAATTGCAATGTGGTGGGTAGACTGGATTCACAACCTAAAGCATCAAGCTAGTAAAATTCATTATGTCGATCATTTTTTTATTACTACAGACCCAATTGAACTTAAAAGTTTAGGAATCGATGACGATACACTTAAAAAATGCCATTACCTCCCCAATCTTTGCGATAGTTCCATCGATAGCTTTAAAGCCTTTGAGAATGGGAAGTATTCCTACGACCTTTTATTTATTGGGCGGTATGACGCCGAGCGTGCACCCCTGTTAAACCATATTCAAGACAAATATAGCAACTACAAACTAGGTATTTTCGGGCAAAACAGAGAAAGTTTAGTTTTTGGCGCTGATTTCTATCGTGTTTTATCAAACTCAAAAATTGCATTAAACTACAGCAGGTCAAACACGCTGAACAAATACTCCAGCGATAGATTAATACAACCAGTAGCCAACGGCGTACTTACCCTTTCAGCCTATTTTCCAGGCTTAGAAACTTTGTTCCAAACTAACGAAGTTCCATCCTTTTCGAATTTCGATGAACTTGACGATTTGCTCGAACGCTATCTAAAAGATGACGAAGCGCGACGCGGAGTCGCACGAGCGGGTCACATGCGCGCACATAAGGACTATGAGACCCTATCTGTAAGTCGAGCAATGTTAGAAATTATCTATCAGGAGAAGCTTTCTTGATTCAATTTTTCAGTGCTATCGTTGGACTATGGATATTTTCCATTCCGTTTAAGAACGCTTTATTTGAACTCTCATCGGCATTTCTCATAGGCTCGACTGCACTCGTCGTCATAGCAAACCGACTACAAAACCAAGTGAAGCACATACCCGCTTTGCCAAAAAGCCTAGCCTTAAGTTTTATGGCTGCGGCCGCAAGCCTTTTTATTGCCAATTATTTTGGCCGTCAAATGCCTTCCGGCTACTGGGTTAGCGCACACTTCATTGTTCGTTACGGCGGCATCTTTTGCTGTCTTTACTATCTGTATTGCCAGGGATACCTAACCAGCAAAACAATTTTTAGAGCTACAGCCCTAGCACTTATCGCTCAGGCCGGACTTGGCATGGCACAGCTTTTACTGCATTTCGACATTATTAGAGATCAGGTCGTCACAACGGGAACGCGTATTTATGGCGGCACATTTAATCCAAACCCTTTTGGCTTATTAATGGCCATAGGCGCCTCCCTTGCTTTCGCCAGACTGGTTAAATTTTCCCACTTAGAACTAAAAAAGTTTCTATTGTGCACGGCCTTGTTAATATTTTTTGTATTCTGTCTACTGCTGTCAGGCTCGCGTTCATCTTGGATAGCCTTTGTGGTATTTTTATTTGTTATCGCGCTCACAACTGGTCGTGTTTTTATCAAGCGCATCCCAATAGTCATTTCAACAACAGTGGGCATAGGCCTAGCCGTATTTCTTTT from Simiduia curdlanivorans carries:
- a CDS encoding O-antigen ligase family protein, whose amino-acid sequence is MIQFFSAIVGLWIFSIPFKNALFELSSAFLIGSTALVVIANRLQNQVKHIPALPKSLALSFMAAAASLFIANYFGRQMPSGYWVSAHFIVRYGGIFCCLYYLYCQGYLTSKTIFRATALALIAQAGLGMAQLLLHFDIIRDQVVTTGTRIYGGTFNPNPFGLLMAIGASLAFARLVKFSHLELKKFLLCTALLIFFVFCLLLSGSRSSWIAFVVFLFVIALTTGRVFIKRIPIVISTTVGIGLAVFLFHPMTSTNIDRLFLSDSSYRFTIWQTAFKLFQEAPFFGYGFGDFSGLSGLPFASVHNSIIELLLYTGLVGLLCYGFLLANILKLLWQTSSQILFAIFTAMLFASLFDHSLIDSKIFLSCTVVIVAQAAIRWVQIQATAAPTHQQQLPNRE
- a CDS encoding glycosyltransferase; protein product: MKPIKILHCANFSELKNAETFYSIDRKLSNGLTRNGHFVYNFSYRDIAKSERKFFIKSIGKGAMQKRLITTLDNLQPDLLLLGHTELISENLLATIKLKHPNLKIAMWWVDWIHNLKHQASKIHYVDHFFITTDPIELKSLGIDDDTLKKCHYLPNLCDSSIDSFKAFENGKYSYDLLFIGRYDAERAPLLNHIQDKYSNYKLGIFGQNRESLVFGADFYRVLSNSKIALNYSRSNTLNKYSSDRLIQPVANGVLTLSAYFPGLETLFQTNEVPSFSNFDELDDLLERYLKDDEARRGVARAGHMRAHKDYETLSVSRAMLEIIYQEKLS
- a CDS encoding YrbL family protein — its product is MTVQHQLWQGYQIIARGANRICVQDPASTDQCIKFDLPSEQAKPGLANWLRRRKAMLFPNNSFADQEFRKYKALEQRIGNAARNHIAQCIALVNTSFGRGLVCERVYNQNGTAAQPIYYYFEHESTLSSDALIDAIYKFGDFLLRHDIPLFDLNPGNLLVQLNNSDNKCTIYCIDLKSLGQCKEIIPLSLWFKPLRKKKIQRRISRLANAVRARKFRKSP